A genomic window from Vanessa atalanta chromosome 7, ilVanAtal1.2, whole genome shotgun sequence includes:
- the LOC125065504 gene encoding uncharacterized protein LOC125065504 gives MELLLYIIIFGYLFNRTELKPIDESVTLKLPMAIESGMNIILGGMLNNEHDQLSLTFSGEKMSAQDECHVKYIPEKKKFLLTNDGVETSVSLPKLKTISYPSPFVLQFNARTVLENDTDKHVMELYYEGAGIVRGSLGEFINFQSFDLVDFITVKGFSNVHNITFSFKREEIQLLK, from the exons ATGGAACTATTACTGTATATAATCATTTTCGGTTATCTTTTTAATCGGACCGAATTGAAACCGATTGATGAAAGTGTTACACTGAAACTTCCCATGGCTATTGAGAGTGGAATGAACATTATACTAGGAGGAATGTTAAACAACGAACACGACCA ATTAAGCTTAACATTTTCGGGGGAAAAGATGAGTGCACAAGATGAGTGCCACGTTAAATAtattcctgaaaaaaaaaagtttctccTGACCAACGATGGCGTAGAAACTTCTGTTTCTTTGCCGAAACTGAAGACTATATCGT ATCCTTCGCcatttgttttacaatttaacgcCAGAACCGTTTTAGAAAATGATACGGATAAACACGTTATGGAATTATATTACGAAGGTGCTGGAATCGTCCGAGGGTCTTTAGGAGAATTCATTAACTTCCAATCTTTTGATTTAGTCGATTTTATTACTGTGAAAGGATTCTCAAATGTTCATAATATTACGTTCAGTTTTAAAAGAGAAGAAATACAGTTACTTAAATAA
- the LOC125065503 gene encoding uncharacterized protein LOC125065503 isoform X1, translating to MRCEGSCISKPKSLKTLNLFAQSTSSRAEHDTYETRLNGHTQTTMWSTLENEEIFRLPRPLKNDDIISIRGNMTENREKLFFNLKSGIPSQNNQDFVLQMGIDFSEDIITLVTNNSGPRDPDSPRPSRILNTSDFKLKIQIRNYEDSMLIDLAIGDYSLDPLEVDRNSLENITFFTLSNVIKVEELTFTYA from the exons ATGCGGTGCGAAGGTAGCTGTATCTCAAAGCCAAAGTCATTAAAGACTTTAAATCTCTTTGCTCAAAG TACTAGCAGCCGTGCAGAACATGATACATACGAGACGAGATTAAACGGACACACGCAAACAACGATGTGGTCAACACTTGAAAACGAAGAAATATTTAGGTTACCAAGACCTTTGAAAAATGACGACATAATAAGTATACGTGGAAACATGACTGAAAATAGAGAAAA gttattttttaatttaaaaagtggtATACCTTCCCAGAACAATCAAGACTTTGTCCTACAAATGGGAATAGATTTTTCTGAAGACATTATTACATTAGTAACAAATAATAGTGGACCAAGAGATCCAGATAGTCCAAGGCCTTCAAGAATACTGAAca CTTCGGatttcaagttaaaaatacaaataagaaattatGAGGATTCAATGCTCATAGATCTCGCAATTGGGGATTATTCTCTGGATCCTTTAGAAGTGGATAGAAATTCATTAGAAAACATCACATTTTTCACATTAAGCAATGTTATCAAAGTTGAAGAATTAACATTTACTtatgcataa
- the LOC125065503 gene encoding uncharacterized protein LOC125065503 isoform X2, whose amino-acid sequence MLKTCFECLIGTSSRAEHDTYETRLNGHTQTTMWSTLENEEIFRLPRPLKNDDIISIRGNMTENREKLFFNLKSGIPSQNNQDFVLQMGIDFSEDIITLVTNNSGPRDPDSPRPSRILNTSDFKLKIQIRNYEDSMLIDLAIGDYSLDPLEVDRNSLENITFFTLSNVIKVEELTFTYA is encoded by the exons aTGCTTAAAACTTGTTTCGAGTGCTTAATAGG TACTAGCAGCCGTGCAGAACATGATACATACGAGACGAGATTAAACGGACACACGCAAACAACGATGTGGTCAACACTTGAAAACGAAGAAATATTTAGGTTACCAAGACCTTTGAAAAATGACGACATAATAAGTATACGTGGAAACATGACTGAAAATAGAGAAAA gttattttttaatttaaaaagtggtATACCTTCCCAGAACAATCAAGACTTTGTCCTACAAATGGGAATAGATTTTTCTGAAGACATTATTACATTAGTAACAAATAATAGTGGACCAAGAGATCCAGATAGTCCAAGGCCTTCAAGAATACTGAAca CTTCGGatttcaagttaaaaatacaaataagaaattatGAGGATTCAATGCTCATAGATCTCGCAATTGGGGATTATTCTCTGGATCCTTTAGAAGTGGATAGAAATTCATTAGAAAACATCACATTTTTCACATTAAGCAATGTTATCAAAGTTGAAGAATTAACATTTACTtatgcataa
- the LOC125065503 gene encoding uncharacterized protein LOC125065503 isoform X3 — translation MWSTLENEEIFRLPRPLKNDDIISIRGNMTENREKLFFNLKSGIPSQNNQDFVLQMGIDFSEDIITLVTNNSGPRDPDSPRPSRILNTSDFKLKIQIRNYEDSMLIDLAIGDYSLDPLEVDRNSLENITFFTLSNVIKVEELTFTYA, via the exons ATGTGGTCAACACTTGAAAACGAAGAAATATTTAGGTTACCAAGACCTTTGAAAAATGACGACATAATAAGTATACGTGGAAACATGACTGAAAATAGAGAAAA gttattttttaatttaaaaagtggtATACCTTCCCAGAACAATCAAGACTTTGTCCTACAAATGGGAATAGATTTTTCTGAAGACATTATTACATTAGTAACAAATAATAGTGGACCAAGAGATCCAGATAGTCCAAGGCCTTCAAGAATACTGAAca CTTCGGatttcaagttaaaaatacaaataagaaattatGAGGATTCAATGCTCATAGATCTCGCAATTGGGGATTATTCTCTGGATCCTTTAGAAGTGGATAGAAATTCATTAGAAAACATCACATTTTTCACATTAAGCAATGTTATCAAAGTTGAAGAATTAACATTTACTtatgcataa
- the LOC125065196 gene encoding thioredoxin domain-containing protein, which yields MYLKSCWLILLLALLNVKCQSLQSVSDDELLQFIKEEEKLIVLFSKQNCVICDKFEKTLDSLYEDFQKHLNAETIKAVNSHLARLYSPTKEPAIVFFRHGVPLLYDGDADENEVYGFLEKNQSPAVKELTDKIFEHMTQAATGATTGDWFVMFYGASCVECQRLHAVWEGVGATLRGRINVARMDANLAGLNTAKRFKVKKLPAFLFFRLGKVYRYDLPKNDIKSFVTFAQDWYKNSKAEAVPLLSSPFDELVDWCVEMIRYSIAFGLEILARYPWIWQIGVVGFGLVAITALIAIIKAGKSKPKAIKKDKQTQSKKSK from the exons atgtatttaaaaagttgCTGGCTAATTCTTCTTTTAGcgcttttaaatgttaaatgccAAAGTTTGCAAAGTGTAAGTGATGATGAGttattgcaatttataaaagaagaagaaaaactTATAGTCCTATTCT caAAACAAAATTGTGTTATATGTGACAAATTCGAAAAAACTCTTGATAGTTTGTATGAAGATTTTCAGAAGCACTTAAATGCTGAAACTATAAAGGCGGTAAATAGTCATTTAGCAAGACTTTATTCTCCGACTAAGGAGCCAGCAATTGTTTTCTTTAGACATGGTGTTCCCTTATTATAcgatg GTGATGCTGATGAAAATGAGGTTTATGGGTTTTTGGAAAAGAATCAATCCCCGGCAGTCAAGGAATtgacagataaaatatttgaacatatgACTCAAGCTGCGACTGGAGCTACCACAGGGGATTGGTTTGTTAtgtt cTATGGTGCGTCCTGTGTGGAATGTCAAAGATTGCATGCTGTTTGGGAAGGTGTTGGTGCCACTTTACGAGGCAGGATTAATGTTGCCAGAATGGATGCTAATTTAGCAGGTCTAAATACAGCTAAACGTTTTAAAGTCAAGAAGCTACCAGCATTTCTTTT CTTCCGCTTAGGCAAAGTATACAGATATGATTTGcctaaaaatgatattaagtcATTTGTTACATTTGCGCAAGATTGGTATAAAAATTCAAAGGCAGAAGCTGTGCCTCTACTTTCATCACCATT TGATGAATTGGTTGATTGGTGTGTGGAGATGATAAGGTATAGTATTGCTTTTGGACTGGAGATATTAGCAAGATATCCATGGATTTGGCAAATTGGTGTTGTTGGTTTTGGTTTAGTGGCTATAACAGCTCTCATTGCAATTATCAAGGCTGGAAAATCTAAACCAAAAGCTATTAAAAAAGACAAACAAACGCAAAGCAAgaagagtaaataa
- the LOC125065167 gene encoding ELMO domain-containing protein 2 has protein sequence MVFFNLWSVLQWYLRPFIKWFLRKTTKLCELQRICYGDRAGAERTCNIEKSLMLSRTQDVKEVVSFLDSIVKERRFISSQFHQILDPSINIILRVKKINPKLHDAFVPSFRRSLQQIWCYRQLVDEIEDLRRTQFDSNNLDHEDKLLKLWDLLVPNNPLEARVTKEWQYIGFQGDDPKTDFRGMGLLGLENLLYFASEYPEVSSHVLSHSRHPKYGYTFAIVGINLTSMAYYLLKDGSAKTYMFNAKQYLPCINLFHKFYCYLFYEFDKLWIESKPENIMEFSVIFKKFENAIHTELADPASVFRINIEVDTI, from the exons atggtatttttCAATCTCTGGTCAGTACTACAATGGTATTTAAGGCCTTTTATAAAATGGTTTCTAAGAAAAACTACAAAGCTTTGCGAACTACAGAGAATATGCTATGGCGATAGGGCTGGAGCCGAAAGAACGTGCAACATTGAAAAATCATTAATGTTGAGCCGAACACAAGATGTTAAGGAGGTTGTGTCATTTTTAGATTCAATAGTAAAAGAACGAAGGTTTATTTCATCtcagtttcatcaaattcttgATCCATCTATAAACATCATcttaagagtaaaaaaaataaatccaaaactACATGATGCCTTTGTACCTTCATTTCGGAGAAGCTTACAACAAATTTGGTGTTATCGACAACTGGTGGATGAAATAGAAGATCTTCGTCGCACGCAGTTTGATAGTAATAATTTAGACCATGaagataaattattgaaattgtgGGATTTATTAGTACCTAACAATCCTTTAGAAGCACGGGTAACAAAAGAATGGCAATACATTGGTTTTCAG GGAGATGACCCAAAAACTGATTTTCGTGGTATGGGACTTCTTGGCTTAGAAAACCTCTTATATTTTGCCTCTGAATATCCTGAAGTATCAAGTCATGTTTTAAGCCATTCAAGACATCCTAAATATGGTTACACTTTTGCCATTGTAGGCATTAATTTAACTTCAATGGCTTATTATCTTCTTAAGGATGGATCAGCaaaaacatatatgtttaaTGCTAAACAGTATCTgccttgtattaatttatttcataaattttattgttatctcTTTTATGAGTTTGACAAATTATGGATAGAGTCTAAGCCTGAAAACATTATGGAGTTTTCTGTAATCTTCAAAAAGTTTGAGAATGCAATACACACTGAATTAGCTGACCCAGCATCTGTGTTCAGAATAAATATAGAAGTCGATACCATTTAA